One genomic segment of Rhodopirellula islandica includes these proteins:
- the recR gene encoding recombination mediator RecR: MSGHAGAVSDLVDQLSKLPGIGRKSAERLAFHLLRVHEDEALALASAIRRVRTDVRYCSVCYNLSETELCRICADPKRDATRLCVVEQPRDLLSLDASGVYAGLYHVLLGRIAPLDGITPDQLTIDSLVERVRTGNFSEIIMATNPTVEGDGTSLYLSNLMQEFPVEITRLARGITSGSVLEYANREIIADALTGRQRL, from the coding sequence ATGAGCGGGCATGCCGGTGCGGTATCCGATTTAGTGGACCAGCTCAGCAAGCTTCCAGGGATCGGTCGCAAAAGCGCTGAAAGATTGGCGTTCCATTTGTTGCGAGTCCATGAGGATGAGGCGTTGGCGCTAGCGTCCGCGATTCGTCGCGTTCGCACCGACGTTCGTTATTGCTCGGTTTGTTACAACCTGTCCGAGACCGAGCTGTGCCGGATCTGTGCTGACCCCAAACGCGATGCCACTCGGTTGTGTGTCGTCGAGCAACCGCGTGACCTGCTCAGTCTCGATGCGTCGGGGGTCTACGCGGGGTTGTATCACGTGTTGCTTGGCCGGATCGCACCCCTGGATGGGATCACACCCGACCAATTGACCATTGATTCGCTGGTGGAGCGGGTGCGGACGGGAAATTTTTCTGAGATCATCATGGCGACCAATCCGACGGTCGAGGGTGATGGCACGTCCCTTTATTTATCGAATTTAATGCAGGAATTTCCGGTGGAAATCACGCGTTTGGCTCGCGGGATCACTTCCGGCAGCGTCCTGGAATATGCCAATCGCGAAATAATTGCTGATGCGTTGACGGGTAGGCAGCGGTTATAA
- a CDS encoding YbaB/EbfC family nucleoid-associated protein: MFKGLGNLGNIASMVGKLQEIPQKMQELNDQMRSERVSASSSCNHVEVVMNGIGEVQSVEIAPEILGVGGSEVVAPEDLQHAIRDATNAAGAAAKQLYASAISQLASDMDLNMPGVDGLLTSLTGGNG, encoded by the coding sequence ATGTTCAAAGGCCTCGGCAATCTCGGCAACATCGCTTCGATGGTTGGCAAGCTGCAAGAAATCCCGCAGAAAATGCAGGAGCTCAATGACCAGATGCGCAGCGAACGTGTCTCAGCAAGTTCGTCTTGCAATCACGTGGAAGTGGTCATGAATGGGATCGGTGAAGTCCAATCGGTGGAGATTGCACCCGAGATCTTGGGTGTCGGTGGCAGCGAAGTGGTTGCCCCCGAAGATCTGCAGCACGCCATTCGCGATGCGACCAACGCGGCCGGTGCAGCTGCCAAGCAGTTGTACGCCAGTGCGATCAGTCAGCTTGCATCGGACATGGATTTGAACATGCCCGGTGTCGATGGCTTGCTGACGAGCCTGACGGGTGGCAATGGATGA